The genomic interval TCCCAAGCACGTCCAGTGGCTCCTCTCTCGTCGCTTCCCTGACCTCTACGGGAGAAGGGACAACGTCGAGGCCCAGGCCCCCGAGGACAAGGCCGCCGATGAGCAAGCCCTGCGCGAGCTGCTGATGGAGCGCCTTGGCCGCTTCCTGCCGGACGAGCCCGAGCCCGAGGCGAGCGCGGCCAGCACCATGAGCACGGAACAGGAGGACGGTCATGGCTCGTGACACGCGATGCTCGCGTTTCTCGGTGCTGGTGGACCAGCTCTCCCCGGATGAGTCCCCGGCCAGCTTCCTGGTGAAACAGGCTCGCACTCGCCAGGGACTCGCGCGTCTCTTCGGGCGGCTGACCCATCCCGAGGTGGAGACGCTCGTTCACGACCTGGACTTCTGGGCGCGTCGCGAACAGATGCCGCCAGCCTCGTTCGCCACGTGTTTCATCATGGCGGGCCGGGGTTTCGGCAAGACCTGGTCGGGCGCTCGGTGGGTGATTCAGAAGGCCCGCGAGGCGAAGACGATTGGCGCGCTCATCGGCCCCACTGCGGCGGACGTGCGAGACACCATGATTCGCGGCTCCAGCGGCATCCTTGCCCTGTCGCCCCCGTGGTTCATGCCGGTGTACGAGCCCAGCAAGCGGCGCGTCACGTGGCCCAACGGCGTCTACGCCATCTGCTACTCGGCGGATAAGCCGGACCGGTTGCGCGGGCCTAACTGCGGCTGGGCCTGGGGTGATGAGCCCGCGTCCTGGAAGCATGAAATGGCGGCGCTGGACCAGCTCCCGATGGTGCTGCGCATTGGCTCCGCTGCGAACCCGCCCCAGCTCCTCCTGACGGGGACACCTCGCCCGTTGCGGAAGCTGGAGGAGCTGCTCTTCTCCGACGCGGAAGCGAAGACCCTCCGGCCCGGGGTGGTGCTGCGCACGGGCTCGTCACTGGCCAACCGCGCCAACCTGGCGCCCAGTGCCGTGGCCACCATGCGCGCGCTGATGAACACGCGCTGGGGGCAACAGGAGGTGCTCGGCAAGCTGCTGATGGATGTGCCAGGCGCCATCTTTGGCTCGGCGCGGTGGGGGCGCGTGGATGCGGATGCCCATGAGTACGCGCGAGCGCTGGACCGGCGGATTGTGTCAGTGGACCCCGCGCCCACCAGTGAGACGGGCTCGGACGAGACGGGCATCGTCGTCCAGGGAGTGAGAAGCAGTCCGCTCCTTGGGACGGATGGCTCGCCGCTGAAACGTGTCTCGGTGCTCAAGGACGCGAGCCTCCGGGGCTCGCCACGCGAGTGGGCTGCCGCCGCAATCCGTGAGTACCTCGCCTTCGAGTGTGACGCCCTGGTGGCCGAGGTGAATTCGGGCGGGGAGATGGTGGAGACGACGATTCAGACGGTGGCCGCGGAGATGGGCGTCCACGTCAACGTGAAGCCGGTGCGTGCCCGCGAGGCCAAGAGCAAACGTGCCGAGCCAGTGAGCGCGTTGGCCGAGACGGGGCGCATCGAGTTTGTGGGCACCTTCCCCAAGCTCGAGCTCCAGCTCTCGAAGTTCAGCGGCGTGAACGGCCGCCGCGATGACCGCGTGGATGCCCTGCTGTGGGGCGTCCACGAGTTGGTGTTCGCGGATTCCTTCTTCTGTCTGTGAGGGTGGCGATGGGTTTCTGGGACCGGATGAAGGCAGCGGTGAGTCGCGAGCCTCGCAAGGGGACAGGGCTGGAGCTGGCGCGCTGGCAACAGGCGCCGCCGCGCCGGGGAACCGCGCAGCTCCTCGCCGCGTACCGCGAGATGCCGTGGTTGCGCGCTTGTGTTGATGTCGTGGCCGACTCGGTGGCGGGCGTTCAATGGCGCGTCTATCGCCGTGTGCAGAGGGATGGGCAGCCTGTGAAGGACTACGCGCTCCGAAGTGCGACGCGCGAGGTCCGTGCCGGGCGGTTGAAGGCGATGCTGGAGGCGGGCGAGGCGCAAGAGGTTCCGGACCATCCTGTCCTCAAGCTGCTCTCGGACCCGAACGACCATCTCACCGGGCGCAGTGTGACGAAGCTCGTTCAGGTGTCCCTGGACCTGGTGGGCGAGGCGTTCCTGGTGCTGGAGCGCGTGGGCGGCGTGCCGGTGGGTTTCTGGCCGGTGCCTCCGAGCACCGTCACGAGGTTGCCCGCGCTGGACGTGCCCCGAGAGCAGCGCACGTACACCGTGACGGTGGGTAAGTTGTCGCGAGACATCCCGGCCAGCGACGTGTTGCACCTGCGCAACCTGGACCCCGAGGACCCGCTGGGACGCGGCATCGGCCCCGCCTATGCGTTGGGGGATGAGCTGGACACGGACGAGTACGTGGCTCGGTTCCTCAAGACGTCCTTCTGGAACAACATGCTGCCGCCCGCCATCGCCTCAATTGAGGGCCTGTCCGATGCGAATAGCGCGGGCGCGCGTACCTTCAAGGAATCACTGGCCCGAGAGCACCAGGGGCCGGACAAGGCGGGGAAGCTCCTCATCACCAGCGGGAAGGTGACGTTTGCTCGCCTGGACACGAGCTTCAAGGACATGCAGTTGGTGGAGCTGCGCCGCTTCCTCATGGACTTCGTCCGCATGACGTTCAGGGTGCCCCCTGAAATCGTCGGAGACATCTCCAGCTCGAACAAGGCCACTGCCTTCGCGGCGAGGGAAAACCTTGCCGAGCAGGCGACCTTGCCGCGCATGGAGTTTCTCCGCACCGAGTACCAGATGCGGCTGATGACGCTGCTGGGCGATGAGGGGGCAATCCTCGATTACGACAGCCCCGTGCCCGCTGACCGTGAGCACCAGCTCCGCGTCATGGGGGCCATGCCGGAGGCATTTAGCTATGATGAGTGGCGAGAGTTGGCGGGTCTTCGTCCAGACCCGAACCGGCAGGGGTATCCGTTGCCTTTGCCGGGACAATCAGTGGGTGAACAATCGCCTACAGAGATAGGTGGCGATTCCGCTGAGTCGAGTTCATGGGGATAGGACAACATAGTCTATGTCCCATCCTTTGTTCTCTATGGCTTTCGGGAGAGTGCCCGTATCGCTTCGTCTGCAAGCACTGAGAGCGCACTTTGCCTTGGCACGATTCCTCCGGGCTCTGGCACCCTGTCGGGGTCGGTCGCCGCCCCCTCAAACATTTTCGAAACGGGGTCAAACTTGAGCGGGATCGGGGTCGAATTATGCCCCTCTCGGCGGAACGCCAGCGTTCCATTGGCTTCAATTGCAATGAAGGCTTGCTTGAGCGTGCTCAGTCGCAGGTAGATGGCATCGTCATCTGCCCTGCCAATCGGCAGTCCGTACTTGCCTGCAAGGACCAAGAACTGCTGCAGAAGTTCTCTTGCTGCTTCTTTTCGCGCGCTGGCATGATCGTAGCTTTGCCCGACATAGTCGGCCAAGAGTCGATGTGCGCCGAGGTCCCAGTACTTCTTGTCTGTAGTCATGTTGTCCGCCTTTCTGGTGTGGCCAATGGCCCAACCTAACCGTTCCTTTTTTGCGCGCAAGCGGACCGTCTTGGGTTCCAGGGGTGAAATCTTGTTGTCGTGCTGGAGTTGCTTGGCGAGCCTGCGATTCGCGGATGGTGTCCGCCTACGTGCTCCTTGATGAACCAGTCGCAGAAAGTGTCCCCATAAGAGAGAGGTGAATGCTTGCA from Myxococcus stipitatus carries:
- a CDS encoding terminase large subunit domain-containing protein; its protein translation is MARDTRCSRFSVLVDQLSPDESPASFLVKQARTRQGLARLFGRLTHPEVETLVHDLDFWARREQMPPASFATCFIMAGRGFGKTWSGARWVIQKAREAKTIGALIGPTAADVRDTMIRGSSGILALSPPWFMPVYEPSKRRVTWPNGVYAICYSADKPDRLRGPNCGWAWGDEPASWKHEMAALDQLPMVLRIGSAANPPQLLLTGTPRPLRKLEELLFSDAEAKTLRPGVVLRTGSSLANRANLAPSAVATMRALMNTRWGQQEVLGKLLMDVPGAIFGSARWGRVDADAHEYARALDRRIVSVDPAPTSETGSDETGIVVQGVRSSPLLGTDGSPLKRVSVLKDASLRGSPREWAAAAIREYLAFECDALVAEVNSGGEMVETTIQTVAAEMGVHVNVKPVRAREAKSKRAEPVSALAETGRIEFVGTFPKLELQLSKFSGVNGRRDDRVDALLWGVHELVFADSFFCL
- a CDS encoding phage portal protein yields the protein MGFWDRMKAAVSREPRKGTGLELARWQQAPPRRGTAQLLAAYREMPWLRACVDVVADSVAGVQWRVYRRVQRDGQPVKDYALRSATREVRAGRLKAMLEAGEAQEVPDHPVLKLLSDPNDHLTGRSVTKLVQVSLDLVGEAFLVLERVGGVPVGFWPVPPSTVTRLPALDVPREQRTYTVTVGKLSRDIPASDVLHLRNLDPEDPLGRGIGPAYALGDELDTDEYVARFLKTSFWNNMLPPAIASIEGLSDANSAGARTFKESLAREHQGPDKAGKLLITSGKVTFARLDTSFKDMQLVELRRFLMDFVRMTFRVPPEIVGDISSSNKATAFAARENLAEQATLPRMEFLRTEYQMRLMTLLGDEGAILDYDSPVPADREHQLRVMGAMPEAFSYDEWRELAGLRPDPNRQGYPLPLPGQSVGEQSPTEIGGDSAESSSWG